Proteins from a single region of Streptomyces sp. HUAS 15-9:
- a CDS encoding DUF488 domain-containing protein, translating to MHRKRPGTAPVVTLLTFGHGTEGHAQLAALLHGAGVRAVVDVRTAPGSRHNPDAGREALRRWLPEEGIDYRWEQRLGGFRKVAPDSPDVYWENASFRGYAGYTRDPDFLAAMGELLRQAADVRTAVMCAESVWWRCHRRIIADFAVLACHARVWHLAHDGRLTGHRPTAGARLREDGLLVYDRV from the coding sequence ATGCACCGTAAACGGCCGGGGACAGCACCGGTGGTGACGCTGCTGACGTTCGGGCACGGCACCGAGGGACACGCACAACTGGCCGCGCTGCTGCACGGTGCCGGTGTACGGGCCGTCGTCGATGTACGGACCGCGCCCGGCAGTCGGCACAACCCGGACGCGGGCCGGGAGGCACTGCGGCGGTGGCTGCCGGAGGAGGGGATCGACTACCGGTGGGAGCAACGGCTGGGCGGCTTTCGGAAAGTGGCCCCGGATTCTCCCGACGTCTACTGGGAGAACGCCTCCTTCCGGGGATATGCGGGCTACACCCGCGACCCGGACTTCCTGGCGGCGATGGGGGAGTTGCTGCGCCAGGCGGCCGACGTCCGTACCGCCGTGATGTGCGCCGAGTCCGTGTGGTGGCGCTGCCATCGGCGGATCATCGCCGACTTCGCCGTCCTCGCGTGCCACGCCCGTGTGTGGCACTTGGCCCACGACGGCCGGCTCACCGGGCACCGTCCGACGGCGGGCGCCCGGCTGCGCGAGGACGGGCTCCTCGTCTACGACCGCGTGTGA
- a CDS encoding DUF488 domain-containing protein, with protein MVKQITYQRVYEESSPADGKRVLVDRVWPRGMRKEEAHLDEWLRDVAPSTDLRKWYAHDPSRFTEFRRRYLAELRDAGHRQAAEHLRDIAAHDRLTLLTATRDVDHSQAAVLAEWLAKKQ; from the coding sequence ATGGTCAAGCAGATCACCTACCAGCGAGTCTACGAAGAGAGCTCTCCCGCCGACGGCAAGCGTGTCCTGGTCGATCGAGTCTGGCCGCGGGGGATGCGCAAGGAGGAGGCGCACCTGGACGAGTGGCTGCGCGACGTGGCCCCGTCCACCGATCTGCGCAAGTGGTACGCCCACGATCCCAGCCGTTTCACCGAGTTCCGCCGCCGCTATCTGGCGGAACTGCGCGATGCCGGACACCGGCAGGCCGCGGAGCATCTGCGGGACATTGCCGCGCACGACAGGCTCACGCTGCTGACCGCCACCCGGGACGTGGACCACAGCCAGGCCGCGGTCCTGGCCGAATGGCTGGCCAAGAAGCAGTGA
- a CDS encoding multicopper oxidase domain-containing protein — translation MPSYRRPPLTEGASSRRRRHAVAAGLIAGYLAAAVCAVAAHRLVAVPQWLALHLLVLGAASNAVFVYSRHFAQALLHARPGSERPAHARLAGFNLGAVAVLTGMSAGLPWLAVAGAVLVITAVIAHTVSLVGMARAASRSGRLRIVAWYYVAAGTALAIGATLGGLMAGGAVRSTRWEQALLLAHAHLNLLGWLGLVVVGTLFMLWPAVLRTRMADTAPRCARQVLVITVIGLAVAVAGELLSGLLTPAHWPAAVGMGGYTAGVAYSLRPVVAEVRVKPPRTAAPGALLAGTGWLLAALTVDVVGLALGNATAVGLLGRLLVPMLGIGVVAQILTGALTFLLPVTVGGGPVGNRRMTEVLEHAWVPRSLFANLGVLLLALPTSGGPRVLAWTLVVIGIGSFPALVVASLLAVRRPATSTGGDTTDAPVRRKRPAGRTTLAVGSVIAVIAVLALIGAGTGIWSGHTTDATSGSATTATSGVPVSVTLDEFSVTPSTITVAPGTDLTVTVHNVGGMSHNLVLDGRHGTRMLAPGGKQTVDLGTVTHDERAWCTVPGHRAAGMVLTIRTTTSTSPRAATRQNPNPSMPGMDMSGRDASPSPAWRPYDPTLRPAPGGTEHHLTLRVEQTTVEVSPGVRQRVWTYNGTVPGPVLHGRVGDLFTVRVINSGNMPHSIDFHASQVAPDTAMRDIPPGGELTYQFRADHAGAWLYHCATAPMIQHLAMGMYGAVIIDPPTLGRVAVSEVLVQSEFYLGAKGGVPTMSQLLAAKPDLVVFNGYADQYRHAPIHVPAGKRIRLWLVDAGPNEPSAFHVVGAQFDTVFKEGAYQLKPGNPAHGAAQELDLQPGEGGFVEFTLPQRGTYTLTTHRLADAERGAMGTIVAGP, via the coding sequence GTGCCGAGCTATCGGCGCCCGCCGCTGACCGAAGGTGCCTCGTCGCGCCGCCGCCGACACGCCGTGGCCGCAGGCCTGATCGCCGGCTACCTCGCGGCCGCCGTCTGTGCGGTGGCCGCGCACCGCCTGGTGGCCGTGCCGCAATGGCTGGCGCTGCACCTGCTGGTGCTCGGTGCGGCGAGCAACGCCGTGTTCGTCTACAGCCGCCACTTCGCCCAGGCACTGCTGCACGCACGGCCGGGATCCGAACGACCGGCTCACGCCCGGTTGGCCGGATTCAACCTCGGCGCGGTCGCCGTCCTGACCGGCATGTCCGCGGGACTGCCGTGGCTGGCCGTGGCCGGGGCCGTCCTGGTGATCACCGCGGTGATCGCGCACACGGTCAGCCTGGTCGGCATGGCGCGGGCCGCGAGTCGGTCGGGGCGGCTGCGGATCGTGGCGTGGTACTACGTCGCCGCAGGCACCGCCCTGGCCATCGGCGCGACCCTGGGCGGGCTCATGGCCGGCGGCGCGGTGCGCTCGACCCGCTGGGAGCAGGCCCTCCTTCTCGCCCATGCCCACCTGAACCTGCTGGGCTGGCTCGGCCTGGTCGTGGTCGGCACCCTGTTCATGCTCTGGCCGGCGGTCCTGCGCACCCGCATGGCCGACACCGCGCCGCGTTGCGCGCGGCAGGTCCTGGTGATCACCGTCATCGGTCTGGCGGTCGCGGTTGCCGGTGAGCTCCTGTCCGGGCTGCTCACGCCGGCGCACTGGCCGGCCGCGGTCGGCATGGGCGGCTACACCGCCGGTGTGGCGTACTCACTGCGGCCCGTCGTCGCCGAGGTGCGCGTCAAGCCGCCGCGCACGGCCGCACCCGGGGCTCTCCTGGCCGGTACCGGCTGGCTGCTGGCCGCCCTGACCGTCGACGTCGTCGGCCTCGCCCTGGGGAATGCGACTGCCGTCGGCCTGCTCGGCAGACTCCTGGTGCCCATGCTGGGTATCGGCGTGGTTGCCCAGATCCTGACCGGCGCGCTGACCTTCCTTCTCCCGGTCACGGTCGGCGGCGGCCCCGTCGGCAACCGCCGGATGACCGAGGTGCTTGAGCACGCCTGGGTGCCGCGTTCCCTCTTCGCCAACCTCGGGGTACTGCTGCTGGCCCTGCCCACCTCGGGCGGGCCACGCGTACTGGCGTGGACCCTCGTCGTGATCGGGATCGGCTCGTTCCCGGCGCTCGTCGTCGCCTCCCTGCTCGCAGTCCGCCGACCCGCCACCTCCACCGGCGGCGACACCACCGACGCACCGGTGCGGCGGAAGCGCCCGGCGGGTCGTACGACTCTCGCCGTCGGGTCCGTGATCGCCGTGATCGCAGTTCTCGCCCTGATCGGGGCCGGTACCGGCATCTGGTCCGGCCACACCACCGACGCGACCAGCGGTTCGGCCACGACGGCGACATCCGGCGTCCCGGTGTCGGTCACCCTGGACGAGTTCAGCGTCACGCCCTCCACGATCACCGTCGCTCCGGGCACCGACCTGACCGTGACCGTGCACAACGTCGGCGGGATGAGCCACAACCTCGTCCTCGACGGCCGGCACGGCACCAGGATGCTGGCGCCCGGCGGGAAGCAGACCGTCGACCTGGGCACCGTCACCCACGACGAACGGGCCTGGTGCACGGTTCCGGGTCACCGCGCCGCGGGCATGGTCCTCACCATTCGCACCACGACCTCCACCTCCCCGCGCGCGGCCACCCGACAGAACCCGAACCCGTCCATGCCCGGCATGGACATGAGCGGCAGGGACGCGTCCCCGTCACCGGCCTGGCGGCCCTACGACCCGACCCTGCGTCCGGCCCCCGGTGGCACCGAACACCACCTGACGCTGCGCGTCGAGCAGACCACCGTCGAGGTCTCCCCGGGCGTACGACAGCGGGTCTGGACCTACAACGGCACCGTGCCCGGCCCCGTACTGCACGGCCGGGTCGGCGACCTGTTCACCGTGCGCGTGATCAACAGCGGGAACATGCCGCACTCCATCGACTTCCACGCCAGCCAGGTCGCCCCGGACACGGCCATGCGGGACATCCCGCCGGGCGGCGAACTGACCTATCAGTTCCGCGCCGATCACGCCGGAGCCTGGCTCTACCACTGCGCCACCGCGCCGATGATCCAGCACCTCGCCATGGGGATGTACGGCGCGGTGATCATCGATCCGCCCACGCTGGGCCGGGTCGCCGTATCGGAGGTGCTGGTGCAGTCCGAGTTCTACCTCGGCGCGAAGGGCGGTGTGCCCACCATGTCGCAGTTGCTCGCGGCGAAGCCGGACCTGGTCGTGTTCAACGGCTACGCCGACCAGTACCGTCACGCTCCCATCCATGTGCCGGCCGGGAAGCGCATCCGGCTGTGGCTGGTGGACGCCGGGCCCAACGAGCCGAGCGCCTTCCATGTCGTCGGCGCCCAGTTCGACACCGTCTTCAAGGAAGGGGCCTACCAGTTGAAGCCCGGAAACCCCGCCCATGGAGCGGCCCAGGAACTGGACCTGCAGCCCGGCGAGGGCGGCTTCGTGGAATTCACCCTGCCCCAGCGCGGCACCTACACCCTCACCACCCACCGCCTGGCCGACGCCGAACGCGGCGCCATGGGCACCATCGTCGCCGGACCATGA
- a CDS encoding uracil-DNA glycosylase, whose product MRSSRQATQKPDFPARTAPRTGSRCELDAAIATCRACPRLVAWWEEAARVKRRAFRDWEYWARPVPGFGPADAPLAIVGLAPAAHGGNRTGRIFTGDPSGDALYAALYDIGLASQPTATHRGDGLEPYGVRITVPVHCAPPDNRPTTGERDTCRPWLAHELEPLRPSLRTIVVLGAFAWQALLPVLAEAGWQMPRPRPVFGHGAETLLTRPGGGRPLHLVGGYHPSRRNMSTRTLTPAMLRDVLRRGAEAAGLPPPHATTRRSHPPRPFPR is encoded by the coding sequence ATGCGCAGCAGCCGCCAGGCGACGCAGAAGCCCGACTTCCCCGCGCGCACCGCTCCCCGAACGGGCTCGCGGTGCGAACTCGACGCGGCGATCGCCACCTGCCGGGCCTGCCCACGGCTGGTGGCCTGGTGGGAGGAGGCCGCGCGGGTCAAGCGCAGGGCGTTTCGGGACTGGGAGTACTGGGCGCGTCCGGTGCCCGGATTCGGTCCGGCGGACGCACCGTTGGCGATCGTCGGTCTGGCTCCGGCCGCGCACGGCGGCAACCGCACCGGGCGCATCTTCACCGGTGACCCGTCCGGTGACGCACTGTATGCCGCCCTGTACGACATCGGGCTGGCCTCCCAGCCCACCGCCACCCACCGGGGCGACGGGCTGGAGCCGTACGGGGTGCGGATCACGGTACCGGTGCACTGCGCTCCGCCCGACAACCGGCCCACCACCGGTGAGCGCGACACCTGCCGGCCCTGGCTCGCCCACGAGCTGGAACCGCTGCGGCCCAGCCTGCGGACGATCGTGGTGCTCGGGGCGTTCGCCTGGCAGGCGCTGCTGCCGGTTCTCGCGGAAGCGGGATGGCAGATGCCCCGCCCACGCCCGGTCTTCGGGCACGGCGCCGAGACACTGCTCACCCGTCCCGGCGGCGGGCGGCCGCTGCACCTGGTCGGGGGCTACCACCCCAGCCGACGCAACATGTCCACCCGCACCCTGACCCCCGCCATGCTCCGCGACGTACTGCGCCGCGGGGCCGAGGCCGCCGGACTCCCTCCACCGCACGCGACGACGCGGCGCTCACACCCGCCGCGCCCGTTCCCGCGATAG
- a CDS encoding hemerythrin domain-containing protein: MGIETVAEALEREHHEIDEGIETFTAAIAGGTPDAQPLTRAVAALRRHIYLEEEFLFPPLRAAGLVMPVFVMVREHGQMWKILDALDDELRDGTVRASVADLLRDLQEELTAHNSKEEQILYPQTEQVLTVEAKAELQELLEVGRTPEGWVCEALRS, from the coding sequence ATGGGCATCGAGACAGTGGCCGAGGCGCTGGAGCGCGAGCATCACGAGATCGATGAGGGCATCGAGACATTCACCGCCGCCATCGCCGGCGGCACACCGGATGCGCAGCCGCTCACCCGCGCGGTGGCGGCCTTGCGCCGGCACATCTACCTGGAGGAGGAGTTCCTCTTCCCGCCGCTGCGGGCGGCAGGTCTGGTCATGCCCGTGTTCGTGATGGTGCGTGAGCACGGGCAGATGTGGAAGATCCTGGACGCGCTCGACGACGAACTGCGCGACGGGACCGTACGCGCATCCGTTGCGGACCTACTGCGCGATCTCCAGGAAGAGCTGACAGCCCACAACTCGAAGGAGGAGCAGATCCTCTACCCGCAGACCGAGCAGGTGCTGACCGTGGAGGCCAAGGCCGAACTGCAAGAGCTGCTCGAGGTGGGGCGGACACCCGAGGGATGGGTGTGCGAGGCACTCCGTTCCTGA